From the Dermacentor variabilis isolate Ectoservices chromosome 5, ASM5094787v1, whole genome shotgun sequence genome, the window AATGGTCGAATGCACCTGCGCAGCGCCAGCCTCTGGCCAGCCTACAGCCACATATGCGGGACTCTGAGCAATGCCCCGATACCATAGGGTTGCATacaatcatagagtttctcactagtaatacagtgagaaactctgtgcatacaataattattgtacgaaactctgCCTGAGCGCCTGGCCTGAGGCCTGAGACCATCTGAggcagagtttcctacaatacttatcatagaataaagaaccaacttgtaGAAAGCCTGAGGTACCTGAGAAGACTATTCTGGATTCTATTGGGACGATCCAATCCAAGTCAACTGCGCAATGTTGCGATTTCTTTATTCCATGGTCGCAATGTTTAAGGCGGCGGATGTGTCACAGAGAAAGACAGTGAAATTATTAGCGAACCTGTCATAAACTTCCTTGGCATTACTTTGAAACTGTTGTGTGCGTCGCGACGGTGTCTCCTATGGTGTCTCTTAGTCGTTGTCGTTTGCTAACGAGACGATGTCGCGAGACCCCGACGAAGTGGAGCGTCTGAGTCATGCGGCGTGCCTCAAAGCCGCCGTACACTACACAGTGGGACGCATCTGCGAAGACATGGCCGAGGCAGAGGGAGGACTTCCTGTGCAGCGGGCAACGGTGGCCGCGCTTACTGAACTGGTGCACCACGAAGTGAGCCGTGTGGCTCGCGAGCTTAGTATGCTGGCACTACACTGTCGCAGAAGCACCGTGACTGCTGACGACGTGCTGTTCATCGCAAGAAACTCTGGCGAGTTTTACGAGTATCTCCAGAGCCTGTTGCCTACGCCCAAGAAGATCGACGGCAAGCGTAAAGTTTCTGCCAAGGGTCCTCAAGAATGACGCAGTGCGCTACTGCCGTTGGAGATTAGCCCGGTCGCGTCCTCGAAATACTGATCTTATGAACAGAAAGGTGTTAATGACATAACACACAACCATCATTTGTTTCCTTTTCGCCATGATTGGTGTTGCGGGTTTTCCCCCCTTACCAGAAGTGATGGTAGCGTTTGTTCACGTCAGCCGCGCACATGaatttattgtattttttatCAACATTGCCGCGTGTGAATCCAACGATAATTGTATGGTGCCCCGATGCAGCTACTGATGCTTACCTCTGAACTGTCTTTTTTGGCTATGTGTAACAGTAGTATTGAATTCCTATGCAACGCAATATACAAAAAAAGACCTTTATCAAGGACCAGAATTGTTAACAGATCTGCGTTAGTACAGCTAGGCTGAGTGATACTGCTAAGCACATTGAGATATGCAAGTTTCAGGGGAGAAACATGCATAAGACTATAACTGTACTAGCTGTGCTGGGCACAAGAAATGCAGAATTAAAGACACAGGAAAGAAAACCGTGTCTTGTTTTATTCCCCGTGACATCAGATCAGAGGATATTCCACTGTAATGTCAACACGCAAGAACACAGTTGGAAATGTACACAATACACAATGTCCCCCATCAACACATTTAATGAGGAGACAGTAAGTAAAGGGCATGGCAGAAAGACATAACCTCTACATGGGCTGGGAGCAAACAAGTTGGAGCCGGACATCGCCAGCTGCAGTGATGTAGTGAGACCCCGCATAATGTGCACAATGTGCTGTTAGTGTGGTGCAGTGTAAACAGTTGTTGCGAATATACAGCATGTGGCACATCTGCATGATCATAATGTAATTTTAAATGCCTAAAGACTTTCAGACAATGCACAGATGTGTAGCGACTATTATTTGTGTCACCATTTTGTGACAACTATTTATACTATCAGCCTAGTTACCTGCTATGGAAAAACTGTCTGGGCAGGGCACATAGATTAGTTTACCATGGTTGTTATGAGACCATGCTGCAAATATTTATGGCCACATATATGCACATTGTTACTAAATGTTGAGATGTCTTTACATCTTACATATGCAGAAAAATTTTCCTTAGCAGGCACGGAAAAAATGAAAGGGAATTGCAAGCTGTCACAAAGTGCACGAAGGTTACAACTGCAACAAAAGTTTACACCAATAATTGACAAGCATAGTATAGCTCTGCACAGGCCAGAAGCAGGTCCTGATGTGGCATTATGTAAGAAGGCCCAAAGACAACACGGTACACAAGAAATCGCTTATTTCAATAAGGAGGAGATGACTACAAAATAGCACAATGAAATGACAACACTAACAATGATGTTTGCGGGGCCCCATACATCAAGGCAAATGCTGGCATCTGTCGCTGACTGCCAGTTCCTCCAGCCCAATGCAATGCAGCAGCACCCAACAACCTAGGCATTATGACCACAGCCTCTAACAAAGCGAGGGGGCAGGGGTGTTGCAATTCAGTGTTCACATGAAAGCAGCTAGACGGCATGCTTACAATTCAACAAATGTGTCTAGCATGTGCATATGTCCACACACACCGGGACAAACAAGTACAAGTGAGACACACAAGTGCAGCTCACATAGCCAAGGCAAGAGGAGAAAATAAATAACCTGTGTATAATACGGCTCTCAACAACACTATAACGGCATTTGCTCAGATGACTGTGAGGTGCGACATGAACAGCACCACTGCAATTTAATGTGAATAAAATTAAGCTTGGTCAATGCTACGCACTTGCAGACATCAAATGAAAGCATAAGTGTAGCTCGCACATCATTTAGTATCTTCCCAAGAGTGCTATGAGAATAAACTCCCATATCACAACTCACAGGCATGACAGCAAACAACTTAGAAAAGCACATGCAGTCCAAAAGGGGACTATAAAACAAAAAATGCACCGAAAGAAAATAACTGCTGGAACAAGAACACAAATCTATCCATGTCTCAGCTGAACTATGTAAACATAATatataaataagaagaaaaaaatgagtatTCTTTTCACAACCCAAATGTAGGTTGCATGCTACACAGGATTTAGGCATCTATGAGAATTGTTACAACTCACCTCGCAGCACTCGGCAACCCATTCCGAACAAGctctaaattttttttctacgCAGGCATGCGAGGTGCACACAGGTATGCCTAAGGTGTATATAGATAAGTAATCTCTTCAATTTTCTGAAGACATAATGTGCTTTTTTGTCACCACACTAACAGAAGTGCTGGCGTGCCTGAAAATCACTACCCTTCCAGTCGTCCAGTAACCACATGTGCTTGAGACATGACAATGTTATCGTCTACATCCATTAAATTTGCCATGGCATAGCAGCTCTGCTGTCCTGCCACTGATCGAAAGGCTTCAGCTTTAATCACGGTTGTTGGAAGTAGCCCTGTACTGATTGCAATACATCCAAAAGCACATAGCAAATGCTGAGCTTAATGTGCTCCAAGTACCCAAAAGCCTTATATTATAAAGCTCCCCACATCCAAAGCATCTTTTCAATGATGTCATCATTATTGAGTTGGTCAATAgttagggcacattcacaccggcgacttgaggaggtcgcgcgaccatttgcgactcgcaatcaaaaagcgaccgaaggcgactgatgttcacaccggcaagcccggctgagcgcgacccgcaagtcgccatcccggagattatcgttctcagcgagaactctcggaatctacgcggaatttgaacgcgacgccggaggaggccggatgtagacacacgaaagatcacttccggtgcgccgctgattggtttatcagttttgcgaccacggtcgcgcgactgaaaaatcgcgcagaaagcgactggcccaaaatggtcgcttttcaagaaaggcgaccgtttgcgaccatttgcgactggtcgctttgcgacgaacttggtcgcgcgaccactgtcagtcgccggtgtgaatgagcccttagaGTGCTGAGTCAATCCTAGTCCTTGTTGGTGCACTGATGAATCCATTCCTATTGTTGTTACTAGGTTCAATGGCAAAATGCCTTGCATTATTGTTTTGCATAGCTACTGCAATCAGCAGACTAGTGTTTTTTATTTAAGCAGCTTTACTTTTCTGCATTTTCTGGCCTAGGGGACAAGCTAGTCACAGTTACATCTTCTGTTGCAACAAATATACACTAACTTAATTCTATCCATGCTAACACAGCAAAATCTGCAAGGATGAATTCCCATATGATGATGAGTCTGACAACCTTCAAATAATTTCATAAATTTAGTGTATTTCTGCTGAACTCAGCTGCTTAAAATAATACATGCAATGTCATGTTCAACTTAAAGAGAGCACACTCCCTTCAAGACTCCCTttaaagacccgccgtggttgctcagtggctatggtgttgggctgctgagcacaaggtcgcaggatcgaatcccggccacgatggccacattttgatgggggcgaaatgcgaaaacacccgtgtacttagatttagatgcacgttaaagaacctcaggtggtctaaatttccggagtcctccactgaggcgtgcctcataatcagaaagtgattttggcacgtaaaaccccataatttaatttttaactctCTTTAAAGGATGGCAAGCCTTTTTCAGTCCACAAGCCTTCTAGATGTGAGCTCAGTACAACCAAATCAGCAGGCGTAAGCACACTTATATAGCAATTTATATCTGAGCATGTGCCGAGGCTAATTCAAGTTACTACTTGCAATGACATGAATGCCCTTAAGTTTTTTGTCTCAGCAAGAAAAATTCACCTTATCGTGACAAAAGTGCACATGAAACGTAAAGGCTGGACAGCAGTGTTTAAGCTACAGAATGCACCCCAAGCGCTTTCAAGTCAACAACCTGCCTAGCACCTGCTACTAATGAAACACAGTGCACTAGAACAgcaccagagaaaaaaaaaagcccttagAGAAATTAAGCATTGTTGTTTTAAAGTGCTTAACTTTTCTTGCAGTGACCTAAAAATTTATACAAACagcttatttttgtgtgtgtgtgtgcttttcgtgtctttcttttttcacaccaAGATCAAATTTTATGGTTCAAATTTTATGGTTCAAACATTTAGAACAGATAATATGGTTCAGTTAGGATGGTTCATCCAGCTAGATTTAAAGACTATAGTCATCTCTGCAGCTGACAAAGAGCATAATGAGCACTGCCAGGCAGATTCAACTAGCATAACCATCTGCTGGCAAAGCCAAGTTCTGGCCTTTTGagttaatttcttttttaacttaaaggagtactgacacatatTTTTGAAGTTCTAGAAACACTACCACACTCTTCTCACACATAAAAGGTTTGTACTTAGCGAGTATGATGGTTgggaaatatatatttttaatttgatactaaagttggtcttgaaacaCTAAAAGCTGGCATCAACATTATTGTGACGTCATGATACGGAGCAAAATTTCTGACATAGTGTAGCAGTAAGCCCATGTATGTTGACATtgctaatgaaaaaaacaagTGAGAGTGCTTCACACACTTATTTTGCGTGTGCTTGCATGTGACAGGCACTGGGATGAGCATTAAAATGTATCATAAAGTTATGACGCATACACTTCCGGGGTATCGAAACTGAAACTGGGGCTCTACAAAAAACTACAGTAGTAAATTATTGAGGGCACTCTGATGCATGTTAGTATTCTTTCCAAGGTTGAGAAGAGTTTGGACTTGTactgaatgcaagaaaaaaaatatctgcaaGTCAAAAATATTGTCTGTCCTCCTTTAAAGGGAGATGAAAGAGAAATACTAAATCAATTTATTTAGACAAGTGTAGTTTACAATCAAGGCTCTACTCTCATTCCTGTCCCAATAGTAATGTTGATTACTACAGGATCAAATGAAATCTGAACTTCCCTTTCTTGAATAGCATGCCCAAACCACAGTACAGGTATGTCAGTGCGACATCACCAATTTCTATACGTTTTCTCATACTTGCGCCCTTTTGGTGAAGCATAAGTTCACAAAACTTCCTACGATGAGTCTTCGGCTTCTTTAGAACGCAATTATCATACTTCTTTGTTGATCATCCTTCTTTTTCTCTATTATTATGTAAGACATTTGTCATTAAAAGCACAAGCAATCACACTAGGGCATAGTTATACTGAATGTGAACAGCAGCAGTGTGCAGAAAAAGTTGAAGGAAAGGTGAAAAGTCTGCACTCACAATGCACTGGTTTGAATTGTACCTTTCCATTTCCTTCATTTACTTGTTTTACATTATGAAAGTAAACATTAATGCAAAGTgtgttataaaaaaaaacaagaatttttAAATGAAGTTTCGCTCTAAGAAAGCTATATTGTGCAGTCGTGACCGTGTTTTAAGCCAAGCATTATTCAAGCTAAGCCTTCTACCCATGGAACACAAAACTTCCTGCAGGCATCTTGAAACAGTTAACAGCTTGGTCTTGGTCAACGCTTTAAATGAACAATTCTTCAAGATGTTTATTGACAGACATCTAAAGGCTCTTTTGTATTAGAAATAAACAACAAGTAAGGATAACATATTCTGAATATTTTCGATATAGCCAACTTTAACCTGTCCAGCATTTAACATGTGTGTATTCCATATGCTGCAGGATGGCTGAAAGACACCTTTTAAGAAGTGAATATGCTCAAAATGTTCAGTTAGTAACTCTTGTGAACTGCACGCGTATACACTAAAAGAACACTAGATATACTATATGAGGCTTGTCCCACAGACATATAAATGTGCTCTTACAGAGACATCTATAAAATGCCTACAAGTGTAGCATTTGCACTTGCTACACATTTACTGGAATTCTAGGGCTAAATCATCACTTGACTTAGACCACTACAGCACATCTGCATATTCTCATGAAGACCTCTCCTAGACGTCTACAATAAATTTTTGCATTGCATGGGTATAGCCCATAATTCCCTTAATTTCACAGTGCCCTTCAAGAAACTCGTGTAAATGGCAGTGCCAGATTTTCCTACACATAGTATTGCAATAAACCCTAAATGGCTCAAACCGTACACAATAGCATCAAGCTAGCCAGACTCCTgtattgcctcttgtgaggtaATGTTCCCATGCACTGTATTccaagcagcagcaccagcagcaccaACAACGTTCCATAGCTTTCCTTGCCATTACATGCCTTTCAATTTTCTCCAAAGAAGCATACTTTGGGAACATATACAGTAGAAAAATGGCCGAAGTAACTGATGCTACATCCATTTCAGGCTTGACAAGCAGCCATGGGCAGAGAAGGCCACATAGCTATTTGGACTGCCTTTGTTAAAGCCTTGGCCGCCATGTTTTCTTTCCCCTCATGTCCTTGAGGTGTGGGAAAATAAAACTTTCAAGAAGCACCGCAGGATAATGTGGAATGATCTTTAGGTTATGGCTGGTCAAAATAACAAGGTAAGAGGACCGACCAAAGCTTCCTGCCCGAAATGTCCAACAATGTGATGGTACACAACAAACAATACATAAAGTCAAAAGTAAGAACTCCAGTGGGAGTACAAGGACAGAAACTCTTGGAGGTGGCTGGAAGGACCAAGCACACAAATGTGTACACCCATAACGAGGTAAGGTGCACAGCTTTACTGCTAAGGACACGAGTGGCTTTCCTGGCTAGCATGTGACGCTACCACCACTACTGCACACAAAGCTGCCCACAAAGCATCTTGCATGCTGACCATAGGAGATGTACTGGTGTGAAAAACAGAGAAACTATCATGATGGCTCCAACAACAGTGACTACCATGACTATGGGCTTTCAGATACCAGCCTATCTACGCTCACTGCAGTACACAGTGCACCCCTACTGCGACTTTAAATGACCCCTGCCTTGATTCAACCTAATTCGTTCTATCTGCCCACAAACTTCTCAACCTCATCACTCTATCCAGCATTCTGCAGCCTTCCAATGCACTTCCCCTCTCTTGTGATCTATTCTGTTACTCTCCAAgaacccaccgtggtggcttagcggatatggtgttgcgctgctaagcgcgagatcgctggatcaaatcccagccacggtggctgcattttgatgggggtgaaatgcaaaaatgcccatgtaccatgcattgggggcatgttaaagataccctggtggtcaaaaattaACCCGCAGTCCCCCATttcggcgtgcctaataatcaagtcgtggttttggctcataaaaccctagaattcaattcaattcaactcTCCAAGAGACCAGTAGCTAGCTGTTCTACAGATTACATGGTTACCAAATTCacttatttctctaaacttaatCCCTACCAGAATATAATCTACTCAAGTCTTAAAACAAATTCAAATTACCACAGCTGGAAATTTATCTTTAACACCCATTGTTTCAATATTTATTCAGTTTTTATAACACACAAAAATCAATTCCTACTTTGTTATACAGGAAGAAGCTCACAAAAACTATGTTGCAGTTGATTTAAGCAAAAAATGGAGGCATCAGCAGGGGCCTTTGCAAAAGAATACAATTAAATTGAAATTTACACTTACAATTAAATTGTAAGTGTAAGAGTAAAAATGCAGTGTGATTTTGTCGCAGCAAGAGAGGGCACATGCCCGCTGCATGGGTCACAGTGCTGTCACTCTATCATCAATATCTCTAAAGCTTCATACCAAAAATGTCTAGCTTTTGTTTCTCTGCATTatcacagttttctttctttccacaaTAAAATGCAACCAGGCTAGCACCAGATGGCACAATGTAATGCAAATTAAGAGCA encodes:
- the LOC142582257 gene encoding centromere protein S-like codes for the protein MSRDPDEVERLSHAACLKAAVHYTVGRICEDMAEAEGGLPVQRATVAALTELVHHEVSRVARELSMLALHCRRSTVTADDVLFIARNSGEFYEYLQSLLPTPKKIDGKRKVSAKGPQE